The genomic interval CAAACGCGGCGGCGTGAGTCAATCGGACGGGTTCCACTGGGCCACTTTGTGCCGCCGCGGTACTCACGCGCTcgtgggcagcagcagcgctcgggGCAACAGGGGCAGCTGACgtagcagcagcaggtgtgagGGCAACACTGGCACCAGCAGATCccgatgaggagcagcagcaacaggaagccGAGAACCACCAGGACGACCAGGAGCCagtctgtgaggaggaggaggaggaggaggaagagcagtcAGACGCTGGAGTCACAGCATCAGTGAACAACAAGCCTGGACTACAGATAAGTTCATGTTGGGTTCTattcaaaacaaacaatcaaaacAAACTAGTGATGCGCTCATTTGTAGGTGCCAGGAAACAGCAGATGTTCATTCAAgtcagtctgcagcagctgaatctGTTTAATGAAGGACGGCACCGTTCCTGCTGCTCAGGGTTCAGATGAACTACTACTCTGGCGCTTTGTGTCTCTGAGAAACCGGTGGAGCCGGTTTGTCCTGGCACCTACAGGAGGGAGTCAGTGCGTGCGCTAGTGGAGGCACAGGCCGGCGacgagtctgagtctgaggatGAGTCTGAGGacgagtctgagtctgagggcgaggatgaggacgagcaCGAGTCTGAGGACGAGTCAGAGGacgagtctgagtctgaggacGAGTCTGAgggcgaggatgaggatgagcatGAGTCAGAGGacgagtctgagtctgaggacGAGTCAGAGGacgagtctgagtctgaggacAAGTCAGAGGacgagtctgagtctgaggacGAGTCTGAGGGCGAGGACGAGCACGAGtctgaggacgaggacgaggacgagcagcagcagcagcagcagcagcagcagcagcagcagccgccgccggtGGAGGTCACGCGTGAACGGAGCGGTTCTAAGAAGACGAGGAACGTGGGCAGAGTCCGATGAGGCGACCGCTCAAGAAAACGGGCTTCAGCCTGTGTTTGACTGTTCTACATGGATTCTGTTACTTGAAGTCACATGCAAATTTGCACGTTCAGAGGGTGGGCAGAAAAAAGCCCCACAATAATAAAACAGGTCTCAGcattttcacacacagacactgaaagagaaaaactaaactacagGTCTGAATCATTGGAACACAGGTTTTGTTTCCTACTGCAGCTATAGGCTTTATCAAGGGGCTTGTACTACCTTCCATGACCAGTAAGTCAATGCCAGGCAGGAGGTCGGTAGTATTTGACTTTCTCTCTGAAAGAAAGATAAAGCCACAATTACTAAGCGCCCCGTGGGTGGGGTTTCCTTCCAATGAGGACGGCGGCCAGTGGCCACGCTGTCACAACCTGATCCACCCACTAACGAGCTGTGGAGCCACCGGCACGTACTGTATCTGACTGACAATAGTGTCCTTGCGTGTGACTGGGGGTTAAAAGGGGAAGCGCTGGCAGGAAAAAAGCTTCCGTCCAGACTTTTGTTCCCAGGTGCTGAATCTGCGTCTGTGACGACATGACGGGTACTCACCGAGAACAATCAGCTCCACGTAGTCCTCGCCGTTTCCCGTGAGGTCCTGAGGCGACGCCACGGAGCAGACGTAGACGCCGCTGTCGCCCCACGCCGTCTGAGCGATGTTCAGGTCCGCAACTGTGGGACACCAGACGCACGGTGGCGATtacaagcatttaattaaaatatctgAGCAGACAATGAAGCCGAGGAGGGAACCATGGGTGAATCTGCCACCAAATGAATAACAAACAGACAGCATCACTGGGGCCTCGGCACATTCTGACTTTGAAAATGAGGATGAAAAAGAGCTGATCTGGACTTTAGTTTTATTCAAGCCCTGACTCCTAACACCACCAGGACACGTGTGGTTTCTGTGCTCCCCGTGATCATTTCCTGCTGTGGCACTGGAAGATTTATAGCAACAAATATGACAAGAACCAAAAGAAAGAACAAGAAACGACTGCAACATGAATGAGTCAGAGGACGAATTTGCATTTACAGAGATCCTGTGCTTAAAATAAGACACATCAAGTGATCATTGTAAAATGAAGTGTAGTAATGAAAGAGGTACACACTATTAATCaactaattaaaaaacagaaataaatgagTAAAAACTAAATCTTTGGTTGATTTGAAACCACATCTGTACTTAATTGTGGCAGTAGCAGATAAACAGCTGACCGCAGACGCACACATTAGTGCACGGCGCTGCGGACGCTTGTGAGCGTCGGGGAACTTCCACTACTGTAGATGTCGTAGCACTGAACGAGAGGGTTGTTCCTGCTCAGATTTCCACTGGCAGGTCTTTTAACACAGGTGGAAAAACGGTTGGTAAAATAAATCTGATGTAATTCATCAGATGGAATAGATGAATCTAGAAATAGAATCTAGAAAAAGCCCGACGAGAGAGCGTCAGACAACTGGAAAGAACAACTGGGCTCCGCTCAGACTGTTGAAGACGTTTCACCGGAGGCGTCGTCTGCTCGAGCCTGTGCGACTCCACGTTACCATCAGTCATTAGTGTGGTCACGGTGTGGTTGTGCGCGGCTGCAGGCCTCACTGTTAACGATGCTGATCTTGCGGCCCTGGTACTCGGCGCCCAGCGTCACGGCGCTGCCCTGCTTGGACGCCACGATGCGCACCGTGCGCTGGCTGTCGGGGCACTCGGTCACGGGGTTGTAGTTGGGGTTGCTCTGCGCCAGCGCGTTGGAGGCGCTGCTGGGGTTCAGCGCCGCCTGGATGGGGTCCACGCAGTACGACTTGTACTTCCAGGTGATGAGAGGAGGCTGGGTGGCGCTGGTCTGGAAGTTGCAGGTGAGCGTGGCGGGCTGGAAGAGGATCACCACGTACTTCTTGTTGGGGCACTGCACGGAGACGGCGGTGGTGGACTCtgaacacacatcacacacgctCAAACAAGGGACACGCAGCAAATCCCAAATGGTCgattgttaataaaaacaaacacgtggTTACATGTTGTAACACTAAAGGTCTGGGACTAGTTCCTTCGCCATGCGTCACCACAGCATCCTGACCTCTACAGGTGAGTCATCTATGACCAATCACAACACCTCGTTGCTCAACTTCACCCTGAGCCTCAACGACCGAAACGAACAAGACGGTGACTGAAACCTGCGACAATGTTTTTAGTTTATCTCCCGTCCGTTACATTTAACGTCATTATTAGTAAGTATCAATAATATACAGCCTATTTGGTGGAAAACCCGTCTAGACGTAGATTTTGTTTACATATGTAAAACCATATAAACATAACAAATCGCTTTGAAAACCGTGACAGAATCTtctcaaacaacacaaactaataataattgttattcAGCCGCCTTTTCTGGGTTTGTGCAGTTCCAAAACATGACGCGCGTCTGTGCCTGAGAACGAAACTGCTTCAACCCAAGTTTCGCCATGACACGCAGACAAACGCATCGCGTCACACCTTTCTGATCGTCGCACTAACGCTAATACGACAACTACTAGTtttaataaaccaaacacaaaggTTGTGATACGCacacaacaagaacaaaagctGTGAGCGCGTCGCGGAGCGGCTGGGCGGAAAAAGGCCCACCCTGAAAAACAGGCCTCACCTGCGGCCATGACGGCGAAGAGCATGAACCTCCACAACATGTTCGCTGCGTCCTCCTCGAGGTCGACGTAATTAAAAAGGATTCGTCAAATACGCAAACCAAAGCAGTGAAACAGACATAATACTGAACGCAGCTGTAGCTTCTCTTCAGCCAGGCAGCGCCAGCTCCATTTTGTGTCTTCGTGCGTCGTTGCCAAAGGGAACACCTGAACGGGCCGCAGGTGAGCGCTCCCACGCAGGGGGAGGCGCGGGGGAGGGCGGAGCTCCCTCACTTCCGTTTGTTGGCGTTTAATGACGGTGGGTTCGTTTTATTGTAGGGTGTACGGTGACTTTGAAAACACAAGCTTTAATCTTTTTGTATAAAAGCACGGTCATTGAGGTGTAAATTCTAGAAAGCTGTGCACGCGCCGCCTCCCTGCTGCTTGGTACGACCCACGCTTCAAAGCTCCGTTTGTTAATGTTCAACCTGCGCGTGGGACGAGTGCGCGTAAACAGCGGTTTCTAGAGGCGGGACACTTTGCATTTTACAACTAGTGAGCTGTTtttataattgtaataatatttaGTTGTTAGTGTgtataaataagtaaatgtaaGTATTAGAATGGAGGAAACTTTATCATGAAACGGTcactttttttctgtccttctcAGGCGCACTTGTGTTTTAATGAGCAGACAGAGAGTCACTCAGTTCATTCAGTGAGTGTTTTGGAAATAAGAGCAGAATCAGCGTGTTTGCAGCAGaaactttattgttttataagAGCAAGACGCTGGTTTCTGCTGTCTTCAGTCTGTCCAGGCAGGAGTCCTGGTAAAAAAGTGCATGAAAAGAGTTTAAGTGTGTATAAATAAGTTAGGATTCAGAACggcattttaaaacatgaatTAGGTCACGGTTCTGTGGCAGCAGAACTGAATGATGTAATGTGACTGTGGGAAAAAAGGGGATTTACTGAGTCATGTCAGGTCAAATGTTGGAAACATGAGGTCATAATTAATCACTTACACGCGATCAGCAGAAccgcagccagaaccagaacgagtcctgaagaaaagaaaaagcaatCGCAAGTTGAGTCAGGGGAAAGTAGTCGGGCGCCACAGATGAGAAGGCGACTGGTACCCACCCAGaccagcagccagtgtgtgtcCTCGGCCACAGAGCTGCACTGGTTCTGAGGGGAAGAGAGCACATGCTTTTATCCAAGTATCATTAAACACCTTTTTCATGGACACGATACTTATGGGGATAAGTGTGATTATATTATGTAAGAATCTTCGCCTATAACATTCAATACGACATCTATAACAAGATAAAACACTATTAAAATGAGCACATGTATTCTACTTAAACAAACTATAATAGATTGCGTAATAAAGAAACCTTTTCATGCCTGTTTAGCTCTGATCAGCTTAAAGATAACATTATCTCTAACCTGTTGGAGCGATGAGGGCGTTGTCGATCGTTTCTCCATTGGCTTCTACCTCCAAATAATGTCCAGCTGCCTCTGAGCAGAGGATCGTGACATTGGAATTGAGGCAGACGGCGCAGCCGCCGTCAGGAGGCACGGTGCTTCCAGAGCATGGAGGGAAACGACCTTCAGGAGCCCTTTGGTACAGATTAGTGTTGTTTAGGCCAAATATGCTGATGATATTTGTGCATCTCTTCTGATCCAGGCAGACGAAAGCCGGAGCTGCCGTTCAAAGGAGAAAAGACGAGATGAGGACGATGGAAACAGGTCAGGCGTGTGACAGTGAACAATATTCAGCCTTTACCACGAGCACAGCTTTGGACCACAGGAACAACGGCCATCAAAATGAACAGGCACactgaaaaaaagacaaaatataatTATTCACCTCTGTTTTTatgatattttattattacaatttactgtgtgttttattatattatacacacacatacacacatatattttTGATATTTGACAATAAAcctatacacgcacacacacacacgcacacacacacacacacacacacatatatgtagGTGTATTGTCAAATATCAATTATACATATTGCGTTTGCATAAGGTTTTAAATTATTGTAgctgcattttccttttttaatattaGCAAGGAAATAACAGGTTAACCTGTACAGCTAATTTCTTattttgtaatatatatattacaaaataagaaatatatatatattatattctgCATTATTATACGCATTCCTAAATTTAattacaaatgacaaaaaagaTCCACATTTCATATTGTcccataatatataatattagtaGTAAATGTAtctacataaacaaacaataatatTTAAAGATACAATTCATAGCCGCATTACTTAATAGCTGAGGCCACTTTGTGCCCAAATATTATAGTACAGATAAAAGCTActaaaaaatgtaattagcaAGATATCAGAGTAAAATATGAATTTGcttaataaacataaatgtggTTACCTTTCCATTTCCTCTTGCGGTGGCCtttggttcctctggttcctctgcttctccGCTTTCCTGCAACCAGAACTGGGCCTTTTGGCTCTGCCAGGCGGTCCGGCTCCTTATCAGGGCGCTTCATGCAGCCAGCTTCCATCTCCACATCTGGCTGCTTTGCTGCTACGGCTGaggttttgggtggcgtgccgCCTGGCATGGCCGCCGCCTCAGCTTGTGCTAAATCTATTTCTTGAGCGGTGGATCGCATGAGGTTTGTTAGATTCTTGTTGGCAGAGTGTGCTTCTGGCATCATGGGCAACACATGAAGGTGTGCAACAGAAACAGGGTGTGGCCCGGTGTTTCCCTTAATGGTAAAAGGCTGCCTTTCAGTGTAGTTATCACTGAACCTGTGCCTCATGTCTGAGGAGAAGCCGTCCTGTCtgtaaaaatttaaataaaaacgctttctttattcattttgtaTTGAAATGAATGACCATAGTGTGTCTGCATAAATACAGGAAGCAGCCAACAACTAAATGGGTCCAAGCATCAGAGCACATggcagaagaaagagaaaacgtACCCACTCTCCTGTGTGCAAAGGCCTCGGCCGCCTTATGGAACAAGGAAAACACTGTCAGCGCCAAAATACAGTCCTTCAGTAAAAAGACATTACTTTGTTGTACTCAGATCCACGTATATTCACAATACCAAAATACTATAAAACCTAATACTATTATACTAAATGTATTGTGTTAgtgctaaaataaatataatgaagTGATGAAAGTAATTTACTACTTTACTAATGAAAGTAATGAAACACGGTGAAAATAGAACCAGTGCCCACGGTGACTGTGGGAATGTAACATAACAGCCTCGTGAGCTGCACAAGCCTTTGGCTCCTTTGTCATTTACTGACAACATCGCtgcaaaattataaataaaacaacttgTTTTGTCACCAAAGTTATTAGATGCGTGTGTTTTATCAGAATCTTTTTGGGCTGGCGATGGAAACCTGTCCAAACCAACTGCAGGCCTGAATGAATGAGAATGAATGAAGTCTGTCtagttttcctgttttctgcctcTTGGTTCAAAATGATGCGACTTTAAAAGAGCAAACTTACTTTCTGGCTGAGAAAGTGAACAATCCTCCATTGTTGTGGAAAGTGTGAACATATGAGCAGAGATGAGACGGAGTGTGTCCTCTCTCGTCAAATGGCTAATCCAGGAAGTGAGAAGCATCATTAAGCTCTGAGCACATTGAATCACATGACTTTGACTCCACCTGCTGGAGCAAAATGATTCACGATTTCTCTTCCAAACTTTACCAAGACGCTTGGACGTTTTTGTTGCTTGGAAGTCGATTTTCAATAAAAGTGACTGATTTAAGTTTTGAAGGTTGAGGGCGATTTATTGCAGTTTCATTTTTCTGTACTTTTCTTTcagttcacagcagcagaagaacaTTTCTAACCTACTGCTGTGAACTGCTGACGTGTGTCACTAAACGTGTCCTGATCAGAATCAGACGGAGCTAAAACATATGAACGTAACTTTTGCAAGAGTTTATGTGCAAACATTATTTCATGCTGTTTAGATTTTAGCTGAAGAGCCACCAGTGACTCATTCCACCCCTCATAAtcacttcctcttcttctcctgctctgcGCTCACGTCGCCTGTTTTCAGGAAatagctgcagtttgtcacagTCTTAAAAATGCAGAAACGGTTGTGCTGAAGATGAGCTCTTTAGCTTTAGTTACATTAAAGCCCAACCAGTGCAGAAGGATGCAGGGAGCGTCACTCACCCAGTAAAAGGTCATAACAACCTGCAAAGGATGCAGAGAATGAGACGGCATCACCACTGGTGTGCGTGAATGCGGCTCAGGCCGAGTGGAGCGAGTGGAGCGAGTGGAACATAAGGaatcaaacaggaaatgaaagcatGTTTGAGAGAAATTCTTCTTTCCAAATAGACTTTCAGTAGCGTTCTGCAGCTCACACAGAAAACCCACCTTCCTCCGTAGTGCTGCTTAAACCAATTATAGGGTAGTTTTGTCCATTTGTTCATGTTGCATATTAACgtggtggtgtgtttgtgcagaaggTGCAGAGGGAACCTGAAGCCCTAGATGACATTTGAAGATTACGCTGACTCCTCGCTGGGCGAAGTGGAACATTCTGAAGGTGTGAAGCTGTAGCTTTTGGTCTTAATATGGTGTGGTTTACCATTATTCAGGTGACTTAAACAATGACCTTTGTTGTACAATGTATGCTGAGCATGTGTATTTATGCAAAAGATTTGCTAACTGACGGGATATGAATTGTGATTGCGTGGTTAATGTGGAAGATTTCTGCAAAGTTCTGTACTTGAAGCAGTTTTAATGAAACAACCCACGAcaagcgctgctgcagcagcagggttcCAACAAACACCACAGATCGCAGGTGCAGGAACACGTCAGGATCCTCTCATTTGGCCTCACATTCAGGCCAAGGTCAAgatttcctgcagcagcagaatcaGCAACATGATGAATTAATGCTGCACTTTGAGTTGGAACACGTTAGACATGACGTTCTATTTCTAAGTACATTTGATGAACAGGAAGTTACTCATTAAATTACCAGGTGCATTTATGCAACAAGAATAAAGCAAACTTTAGACACCGAGGCTGCAGAAGAGCAGATGCTGTGTAATTTCAGGGAactgtcagacacagagctgAGCCACATTTCCAGGTACTGTAACGTCAATCCAGCTGATCTTCAAAGTGAGATGCAGCACGATTCATCAGAACTGGGTGTGAGACGGCAAAAACCGAAAGCACTTCTGGCATCATCTGATGAGTGCTTTACATTCCAGTCCACACCAGATCACAGCGAAGCTGCACTAATGCAGCAAAGATTTTAAAGTAGGTCCCAAAGCACAACTTCCAAAAACCTGTAGCTTTTACGTTTTGCGCCTGAACACAAAGCGGGTTTCCCTCAGACCGACACAAAGCCGCTCTGCGTCTGCGTCGGAACCACCGGGGTCTCACACGTCTTCGTGGTCCCGCATTCCTCATTGCTCATCACGTCGGCTCTGGAGCTTGAGTCATGTTTATGCAGCGGCTCAGAAAACAGGGCGTGGAGCAGGTATTAAAAGGCCCAGCTATGCAGTCGTGTTCAAACCTGACACAGCCGCCGTCCCTGCACCACTGAAAGGTAAAGTAACCTGGCTCTACTAGAGGCATGACTTCACTAATACCACTGTTATAGTCTGATGTGAGGCTTAGTTTCAAACCACATCCTCTAAGGATTTAAAAGCTGTAGTTCATGATATTTATTCCATACTAATGCTAATGTGCTACGTCAGgtggttttattttctgttatcATTCCTGTCATCATTCCATTTTTAGCTGCCAgcttttaaaaaccttttaaaGTGTCTGATGTGGATAAACTCGTTGTTCAGTGTTCAGACGTACTTTTATAGAAAGTCTGTTTAACTGACTGTAGGTTCAGGTTCCTGTCGAAACCGCTCTTCAAACAAACAAGTGTGTATTTACAGCAGGACCAGTTGTGTCTGCTGGGGAATTCTGTGGTTCCGCATGTGAACGTTAACGTTGGAGCGTCTCTGCTTGACTTCAGTTCGGTTGCAGTTCAGTCAGTTCAGGCTGTGGCGACGCACTGTTCTTCCCCGGCTGAGGCGTCACACCCTCACCTG from Betta splendens chromosome 16, fBetSpl5.4, whole genome shotgun sequence carries:
- the LOC114843542 gene encoding uncharacterized protein LOC114843542 isoform X2; the protein is MMLLTSWISHLTREDTLRLISAHMFTLSTTMEDCSLSQPESGRGLCTQESGQDGFSSDMRHRFSDNYTERQPFTIKGNTGPHPVSVAHLHVLPMMPEAHSANKNLTNLMRSTAQEIDLAQAEAAAMPGGTPPKTSAVAAKQPDVEMEAGCMKRPDKEPDRLAEPKGPVLVAGKRRSRGTRGTKGHRKRKWKVCLFILMAVVPVVQSCARAPAFVCLDQKRCTNIISIFGLNNTNLYQRAPEGRFPPCSGSTVPPDGGCAVCLNSNVTILCSEAAGHYLEVEANGETIDNALIAPTEPVQLCGRGHTLAAGLGLVLVLAAVLLIA
- the LOC114843542 gene encoding uncharacterized protein LOC114843542 isoform X1 — translated: MMLLTSWISHLTREDTLRLISAHMFTLSTTMEDCSLSQPESGRGLCTQESGQDGFSSDMRHRFSDNYTERQPFTIKGNTGPHPVSVAHLHVLPMMPEAHSANKNLTNLMRSTAQEIDLAQAEAAAMPGGTPPKTSAVAAKQPDVEMEAGCMKRPDKEPDRLAEPKGPVLVAGKRRSRGTRGTKGHRKRKWKVCLFILMAVVPVVQSCARAPAFVCLDQKRCTNIISIFGLNNTNLYQRAPEGRFPPCSGSTVPPDGGCAVCLNSNVTILCSEAAGHYLEVEANGETIDNALIAPTEPVQLCGRGHTLAAGLGLVLVLAAVLLIACK
- the LOC114843542 gene encoding uncharacterized protein LOC114843542 isoform X3 encodes the protein MRHRFSDNYTERQPFTIKGNTGPHPVSVAHLHVLPMMPEAHSANKNLTNLMRSTAQEIDLAQAEAAAMPGGTPPKTSAVAAKQPDVEMEAGCMKRPDKEPDRLAEPKGPVLVAGKRRSRGTRGTKGHRKRKWKVCLFILMAVVPVVQSCARAPAFVCLDQKRCTNIISIFGLNNTNLYQRAPEGRFPPCSGSTVPPDGGCAVCLNSNVTILCSEAAGHYLEVEANGETIDNALIAPTEPVQLCGRGHTLAAGLGLVLVLAAVLLIACK